In Castanea sativa cultivar Marrone di Chiusa Pesio chromosome 6, ASM4071231v1, a single window of DNA contains:
- the LOC142638340 gene encoding putative L-type lectin-domain containing receptor kinase VII.2, producing the protein MSSPTLPLVLITITLVILSSSTSGTEFIFNTNFNSTNLLVFGNATIQSSILGVTDDTSFSIGRALYPSKVPTTSTKSSSLLSFSTSFIFSIAHVKNSLPGHGFAFILTPSTGINGTSSSQHLGLFNLTNDGKSDNHVFAIEFDVFKNQEFNDINDNHVGVDVNSLTSFTSYEAGFWRGENENEKFEVLKLNNGENYQVWIDFLDSRINVTMALVGMERPRRPLISEFVNLSSVLLDEMYTGFCAATGQLVESHKILAWSFSNSNFSIGDALVTTNLPSFVTPKGSVFRSKGFIVGFSVGCLFVLGCGVLIYVILYRRKRGEERVGLEDWEMEYWPHRISYQEICAATKGFSEENVIGLGGHGKVYKGTLQGVEVAVKRISLESEHGMSEFLAEVSSLGRLKHRNLVGLRGWCKNEKCTLILVYDYMENGSLDKRIFECDESVMLNWQERMKVLKDVASGILYLHEGWEAKVLHRDIKASNVLLDKDMNARLGDFGLARMQHHGQLANTTRVVGTVGYMAPEVVRTGRVSTQTDVFGFGILVLEVVCGKRPIEEGKPDLVDWVWRLMERGELHLGLDERLRSNGGFSIEEVERVLHLGLLCAYPDPRARPTMTQVVKVLEGANEGTESERDVMEVNLLGRIETIAMWSNFNQNLGGIGHPTFDEISWPATQSSSDIQVGR; encoded by the coding sequence ATGTCTTCCCCTACTCTCCCCCTCGTCCTGATCACCATAACACTTGTAATCCTCAGCTCAAGTACTTCAGGCACCGAGTTCATCTTCAATACCAACTTCAATTCCACCAATCTCCTTGTCTTTGGCAATGCCACCATCCAATCCTCCATTCTCGGCGTTACTGATGATACCTCCTTTTCCATAGGTCGTGCTTTATACCCTTCCAAAGTCCCCACAACATCCACCAAATCTTCCTCTCTCCTCTCCTTCTCAACCTCCTTCATTTTCTCCATTGCCCATGTCAAGAACTCCCTCCCCGGCCATGGCTTCGCCTTTATCCTTACACCCTCTACAGGTATAAACGGTACAAGCTCAAGTCAGCATCTGGGTCTTTTCAACTTAACCAATGATGGTAAATCCGATAATCATGTTTTTGCTATTGAGTTCGATGTGTTTAAGAACCAAGAATTCAATGATATCAATGACAATCATGTTGGTGTAGACGTGAACTCGCTTACGTCTTTTACTTCATATGAAGCAGGGTTTTGGAGAGGagagaatgagaatgagaagTTTGAGGTATTGAAGCTTAATAATGGGGAAAACTATCAAGTGTGGATTGACTTTTTGGATTCGCGTATTAATGTTACTATGGCTCTTGTAGGCATGGAAAGGCCTCGGAGGCCTTTGATAAGTGAGTTTGTTAATCTCTCTAGTGTTCTTTTGGATGAAATGTATACAGGGTTTTGCGCAGCAACTGGACAATTGGTTGAAAGTCATAAGATATTGGCTTGGAGCTTTAGTAATTCAAATTTTTCGATTGGTGATGCTTTGGTGACAACAAATTTGCCTTCGTTTGTGACTCCAAAAGGGTCAGTCTTTCGATCAAAAGGGTTTATTGTAGGGTTTAGTGTTGGTTGTCTTTTCGTACTGGGGTGTGGGGTTTTGATATATGTTATTTTGTATAGGAGGAAGAGGGGGGAGGAAAGGGTAGGGCTTGAAGATTGGGAAATGGAGTATTGGCCACATAGGATTAGTTACCAAGAGATTTGTGCAGCAACGAAGGGGTTTTCTGAGGAAAATGTGATTGGGCTTGGAGGGCATGGGAAGGTATATAAAGGGACTTTGCAAGGAGTAGAAGTTGCAGTGAAGAGAATCTCTCTCGAGAGTGAACATGGGATGAGTGAGTTTCTAGCTGAAGTTTCAAGCTTGGGGAGATTAAAGCATAGGAATTTGGTGGGATTGAGAGGTTGGTGCAAAAATGAGAAATGCACATTGATTTTGGTCTATGATTATATGGAAAATGGAAGTTTAGATAAGAGGATTTTCGAGTGTGATGAGAGTGTAATGTTGAATTGGCAGGAAAGGATGAAAGTTCTGAAAGATGTGGCTTCTGGAATTTTGTATTTGCACGAGGGTTGGGAAGCTAAAGTCTTGCATAGGGACATTAAGGCAAGCAATGTGTTACTTGACAAGGATATGAATGCAAGGCTAGGGGATTTTGGATTAGCCCGAATGCAACATCATGGGCAATTGGCTAATACAACTCGAGTGGTTGGGACAGTGGGGTACATGGCACCGGAAGTGGTTCGAACTGGTCGAGTCTCGACTCAAACTGATGTGTTTGGTTTTGGGATATTGGTTCTTGAAGTGGTGTGTGGGAAAAGACCCATTGAAGAAGGGAAGCCAGACTTGGTTGATTGGGTATGGAGGCTAATGGAGAGAGGGGAATTGCATTTGGGTCTTGATGAGCGGTTGAGGTCCAATGGTGGTTTTAGCATTGAGGAAGTTGAGAGGGTACTTCATTTGGGTTTGTTATGTGCATATCCAGACCCTCGTGCTAGGCCTACAATGACACAAGTTGTGAAGGTATTGGAGGGAGCAAATGAGGGCACTGAGTCTGAAAGGGATGTAATGGAGGTGAATTTGCTTGGTAGAATTGAAACAATTGCAATGTGGTCTAATTTTAATCAGAACCTTGGTGGCATAGGACATCCTACATTTGATGAAATTTCTTGGCCTGCTACACAATCTAGCTCAGATATCCAAGTAGGTCGATGA